In the Deinococcus planocerae genome, CCGCCCCCTGCCCAGGGCGGTTCGCAACGACCTTGCCCGCTTAGACGCGGCGGCTCGTGACCGGGAGGCGCGCCTGAGTCCCTCTCCCATCCCGCCCGCCCAGCCCGGGATCTCAGCTTCGTCCGAGCCGCCAGACGACAGTCTGTATGCCTCGCTGGACGATCTGGACGAGCTGCAGGACGGCCTGCTGTGAGTGGCATCCACCTTCCCTTCGACCCGGGGGACGAGGGCTCCATCGTGACGCTGGAGGGCTGGCGAGCTTACGTGAACCAGAAATCCCCGGATCGGCCCCCCCTTCTCCTGCCGGAGGAGTACGAGGCGTTGGAGCGGGCCCCACGGGCGGCTTATAACCGCGCCCGGCGGCTCTACACCGTACGGTTCGGCCCCCTCCAGACGCGGGAGTTCGAGCAGTCCCACCGCGACCTGTGGGCGCAGTTGCAGGCCAACGTCTACGCACCGCGCAATCAGGTCAAGGTAGGCGGAGTGATCGACGGCCACCCGCTGCTCGGCAAGACCACCATCGCCCAGACGCTGGGCCGACGGCTTGAGCGGTGGCTGCGCCGCCAGGCCACCTTCAACTCCCCGGAGGACGAGCATCAGTTCATTCCGGTGGTGTACGTCACGCTGACCGGGGACACTACCCCGCGTGCCCTGAACCTCGCCATCTGCCAGTTCCTGGGCTTGCCATTGCCCCGGGGCGCCCGGACGGAGGCGGAACTCACGCACGCGATCCGGGGTGCGGTGGATCGTCACCGCATCTTCCTGATCATCGTGGACGACATCCACTTTCTGCGTCCTCATCGACAGACTAAGGAGTCGGACAAGATCACCGACCACCTGAAGGGCCTGATGAGCATGACCGGCGCGACCTTTCTGTACGCTGGCATCGACTGCGAAAAGATCGGTCTCTTCAAGGATCTGCGTCAGTCCGGGCCGCGCGGCAGTCAGACCGGGGGCCGCTTCATGCACTGCCTGGTCCACCCTTTCGAGAAGGGGAGTCCCGAATGGAAGAAGCTGGTCCGGACGGTGGAAAGC is a window encoding:
- a CDS encoding AAA family ATPase; this translates as MSGIHLPFDPGDEGSIVTLEGWRAYVNQKSPDRPPLLLPEEYEALERAPRAAYNRARRLYTVRFGPLQTREFEQSHRDLWAQLQANVYAPRNQVKVGGVIDGHPLLGKTTIAQTLGRRLERWLRRQATFNSPEDEHQFIPVVYVTLTGDTTPRALNLAICQFLGLPLPRGARTEAELTHAIRGAVDRHRIFLIIVDDIHFLRPHRQTKESDKITDHLKGLMSMTGATFLYAGIDCEKIGLFKDLRQSGPRGSQTGGRFMHCLVHPFEKGSPEWKKLVRTVESHLVLLRHDKGTLHRLHGYLYNRTQGSIGSLMTLVRKAALAAIDGSEAITKATLDTIKLDYNAASNGSLGEE